A window from Brucella sp. BE17 encodes these proteins:
- the thrS gene encoding threonine--tRNA ligase — protein MSNIVSMQFPDGSSRDYDASMTGAALAESISKSLAKKAVAYAVDGTVRDLSDPLDASGKIEILTREDPRALELIRHDCAHVLAEAVQELFAGTQVTIGPVIENGFYYDFARNEPFTPDDLPVIEKKMREIIQRNKSFAKQVWTREKAKQVFADKGESYKVELIDAIPEGQDLKIYYQGDWFDLCRGPHMASTGQIGNAFKLMKVAGAYWRGDSNNPMLTRIYGTAFANENDLQAYLHMLEEAEKRDHRRLGREMDLFHFQEEGPGVVFWHAKGWKMFQTLVSYMRRRLDSHGYQEVNAPQVLDKSLWETSGHWGWYRDNMFKVTVAADETEDERVFALKPMNCPGHVQIFKHGLKSYRDLPIKLAEFGNVHRYEPSGALHGLMRVRGFTQDDAHIFCTDEQMAAECLRINDLILSVYKDFGFEGITIKLSTRPEKRVGSDELWDRAESVMTQVLEQIQQQSDDIKTGILPGEGAFYGPKFEYTLKDAIGREWQCGTTQVDFNLPERFGAFYIDNESEKRQPVMIHRAICGSMERFLGILIENFAGHMPLWFAPVQVVVATITSDADDYAQETAARLKAAGLQVVTDLRNEKINYKVREHSLQKVPVILVCGNREAEEKTVNMRRLGSRDQESLSLEDAITRLVEEATPPDLIRLKNAS, from the coding sequence ATGTCGAATATCGTTTCCATGCAATTTCCCGATGGTTCATCCCGGGACTATGATGCATCGATGACGGGCGCAGCCCTTGCCGAATCGATCTCCAAATCACTCGCTAAAAAAGCAGTCGCCTATGCCGTTGATGGTACCGTGCGCGATCTTTCCGATCCGCTGGACGCCTCCGGCAAGATAGAAATTCTGACCCGTGAAGACCCGCGTGCGCTGGAACTCATCCGTCACGACTGCGCCCACGTGTTGGCTGAAGCCGTACAGGAGTTGTTTGCGGGAACGCAGGTGACCATCGGCCCGGTAATCGAAAACGGCTTTTATTACGATTTTGCACGCAATGAGCCGTTCACGCCCGACGATCTGCCGGTGATCGAAAAGAAAATGCGTGAGATTATTCAACGCAATAAGTCTTTTGCCAAGCAAGTATGGACGCGCGAAAAGGCCAAGCAGGTTTTTGCCGATAAGGGCGAGAGCTACAAGGTCGAGCTGATCGACGCTATTCCCGAAGGTCAGGACCTGAAAATCTATTATCAGGGCGACTGGTTCGACCTGTGCCGTGGGCCGCATATGGCCTCCACCGGCCAGATCGGTAATGCCTTCAAACTGATGAAGGTCGCTGGCGCCTACTGGCGCGGCGATTCCAACAATCCGATGCTGACGCGCATCTATGGCACAGCTTTTGCCAATGAAAACGACCTTCAGGCCTATCTGCATATGCTTGAAGAGGCCGAAAAGCGCGATCATCGTCGGCTGGGTCGCGAAATGGACCTGTTCCATTTTCAGGAAGAAGGTCCGGGTGTGGTCTTCTGGCATGCCAAGGGTTGGAAGATGTTCCAGACGCTGGTGAGCTATATGCGCCGTCGTCTCGACAGCCATGGCTATCAGGAAGTCAATGCACCGCAGGTGCTCGACAAGTCGCTTTGGGAAACTTCCGGCCATTGGGGCTGGTATCGCGATAACATGTTCAAAGTGACCGTTGCAGCCGACGAAACCGAAGACGAGCGCGTCTTTGCATTGAAGCCGATGAACTGTCCCGGACATGTGCAAATCTTCAAGCATGGTCTTAAGTCTTATCGTGATCTACCTATAAAGCTTGCAGAATTCGGAAACGTGCATCGCTATGAGCCATCGGGCGCATTGCATGGATTGATGCGCGTTCGCGGCTTTACGCAGGACGATGCACACATCTTTTGTACCGACGAGCAGATGGCGGCAGAATGCCTTCGCATCAACGACCTGATCCTTTCCGTCTATAAGGATTTCGGCTTTGAGGGCATCACGATTAAACTTTCTACGCGCCCGGAAAAGCGCGTCGGTTCGGATGAGTTATGGGATCGTGCCGAAAGCGTCATGACGCAGGTGCTGGAACAAATCCAGCAGCAGTCGGACGACATCAAGACCGGCATTTTGCCGGGCGAGGGTGCTTTCTACGGTCCGAAATTTGAATATACACTCAAAGACGCCATTGGTCGCGAATGGCAATGTGGCACCACCCAAGTCGATTTCAATCTGCCTGAACGTTTTGGTGCTTTCTATATCGATAACGAGTCGGAAAAACGCCAACCGGTGATGATCCACCGCGCGATCTGCGGTTCGATGGAACGTTTTCTTGGTATTTTGATCGAAAACTTTGCCGGCCATATGCCGCTATGGTTCGCACCGGTGCAGGTCGTCGTCGCAACCATTACGTCCGATGCCGACGACTATGCGCAGGAAACAGCCGCCAGACTGAAAGCCGCCGGTCTTCAGGTTGTCACCGACCTTCGCAACGAGAAGATCAATTACAAGGTGCGCGAACATTCGCTCCAGAAGGTGCCGGTCATTCTCGTCTGCGGCAATCGCGAAGCCGAGGAAAAGACGGTAAATATGCGCCGTCTTGGTTCACGCGATCAGGAATCGCTGTCGCTTGAGGATGCAATTACCCGGCTTGTCGAAGAGGCAACGCCGCCTGATCTCATCCGTCTTAAAAACGCAAGCTGA
- a CDS encoding D-alanyl-D-alanine carboxypeptidase — translation MLKTPSRIARFVATVALGTTVLYSSAAMAKVSWVVFNADSNQILGQDDAHVQRAPASLAKMMTLYLTFEALKTGRIHWDEEMPVSKNAAAKVRMKLWLKEGQTISVRDAVNAMIIVSANDVATVMGEYLGGSEAGFGRLMTQRARQIGMKSTFFANPSGLTADVTQLTTARDMAVLGMSLRRDFPQEYALFSQRSFTYNGRVRNGHNNLMYRYGGVDGIKTGYTNVSGYNLVSSAIIDGKHLVGVVLGAGSSSERDAQMSKLLTRYGKADTDTLVAMAKPTKAIFVSKPTKDTVAQLIDDSHIEQGDGGDLIASAGAPWKIQLAATQDRKGAVALQQKLRPAVDKVVHGLKGEISPAGKRRTIYRIRFGSFKDQATAGKACQQLQRQNIACLAIKG, via the coding sequence ATGCTGAAAACGCCATCCCGTATTGCACGTTTCGTTGCGACCGTCGCATTGGGAACAACTGTTCTCTATTCTTCTGCTGCAATGGCCAAAGTATCATGGGTGGTCTTTAACGCCGACAGCAACCAAATCCTTGGGCAGGATGACGCTCATGTTCAGCGCGCGCCCGCATCTCTTGCCAAGATGATGACGCTTTATCTCACGTTTGAAGCTCTGAAGACCGGGCGCATTCATTGGGATGAAGAAATGCCTGTTTCGAAAAATGCAGCGGCGAAAGTGCGTATGAAGCTTTGGCTCAAGGAAGGTCAGACAATTTCTGTACGCGATGCGGTCAATGCGATGATCATCGTTTCCGCCAATGATGTGGCAACGGTGATGGGCGAATATCTGGGCGGATCGGAAGCGGGTTTCGGGCGCCTGATGACGCAGCGCGCACGACAGATCGGCATGAAGAGCACATTTTTTGCCAATCCTTCCGGTTTGACCGCCGATGTGACGCAACTGACCACCGCCCGCGATATGGCTGTTCTGGGGATGAGCTTGCGCCGCGATTTTCCGCAGGAATATGCGCTGTTTTCACAACGCTCCTTCACCTATAACGGACGGGTCCGCAACGGGCATAACAATCTCATGTATCGCTATGGCGGTGTTGACGGGATCAAGACCGGCTACACCAACGTGTCAGGCTACAATCTTGTTTCATCGGCAATTATCGACGGTAAGCATCTGGTTGGTGTCGTGCTGGGTGCTGGGTCATCCAGCGAACGGGATGCTCAGATGTCGAAATTGCTGACGCGTTATGGCAAGGCCGACACAGATACGCTGGTTGCAATGGCTAAGCCCACAAAAGCGATATTCGTAAGCAAGCCGACAAAAGATACCGTGGCACAATTGATTGACGATTCGCATATCGAGCAGGGTGACGGGGGCGATCTGATCGCCTCGGCAGGCGCGCCGTGGAAAATCCAACTTGCTGCAACGCAAGATCGCAAGGGTGCTGTAGCGTTGCAACAAAAGCTGCGCCCGGCGGTTGATAAGGTCGTGCATGGTCTGAAAGGTGAGATTTCACCTGCCGGCAAGCGTCGCACGATCTATCGCATACGCTTCGGCTCCTTTAAGGATCAGGCGACAGCCGGTAAAGCCTGCCAACAGTTGCAGCGCCAGAATATCGCCTGTCTTGCGATCAAGGGATAA
- the yidD gene encoding membrane protein insertion efficiency factor YidD: protein MCSCGKDHSADPVQKKPAYSRNFTEPWRKTPGRMLGTAVVRSYQLTLSSLIGNSCRHLPTCSEFAYEAIARHGLWSGGWMGFFRVLRCGPFGSHGFDPVPRELGQHMKWYLPWRYWRTSHPTE, encoded by the coding sequence ATGTGTTCCTGCGGCAAAGATCATTCGGCTGATCCGGTACAAAAGAAGCCGGCTTATAGCCGCAATTTTACCGAGCCTTGGCGTAAGACACCGGGCAGGATGCTTGGCACTGCCGTCGTGCGGTCTTATCAGCTTACATTATCATCGCTGATCGGTAATTCCTGCCGTCATCTGCCCACCTGTTCGGAATTTGCGTATGAGGCAATTGCGCGCCATGGTTTGTGGAGTGGCGGATGGATGGGCTTTTTCCGCGTTTTGCGCTGCGGGCCATTCGGAAGCCATGGTTTTGATCCTGTGCCGCGCGAACTTGGGCAGCATATGAAATGGTATTTGCCGTGGCGCTATTGGCGCACCTCGCATCCCACTGAATAA